From Hermetia illucens chromosome 6, iHerIll2.2.curated.20191125, whole genome shotgun sequence, one genomic window encodes:
- the LOC119659728 gene encoding uncharacterized protein LOC119659728 → MSMRHLIFALLYSTIFFLGTLSFVLATIFLRRWEGSTYLCFGDCTVQISMHESARKVLQNCIAFGLLPIIFVAIWLGFVRLFHIMGHQILPHSESRVGVDMCCYDDVLMEIIADVLSAFYNVIYAAVITTAYQAAHHRRGIYGALAQKQTRSEHTGGRIMAILVGIIFMQYVSSLLWCLAIGLNVHLREKYRMATLQHQMTTSG, encoded by the exons ATGTCCATGCGACATTTGATATTTGCGTTACTGTACTCAACGATATTCTTTCTGGGTACTCTGAGTTTCGTCCTTGCCACGATTTTCCTGAGAAGATGGGAAGGGTCTACGTATCTTTGCTTTGGTGACTGTACAGTACAGATAAGCATGCATGAAAGCGCACGCAAAGTCCTTCAAAATTGCATAGCATTTGGACTTTTACCCATAATTTTTGTGGCAATTTGGTTGGGGTTTGTGCGTTTATTTCACATTATGGGACACCAGATATTGCCTCATTCAGA ATCTAGAGTGGGGGTTGACATGTGCTGCTACGATGACGTTCTGATGGAAATCATAGCAGACGTACTCAGCGCGTTTTATAATGTGATATATGCAGCAGTCATAACAACAGCTTACCAAGCAGCTCATCACCGGAGAGGTATTTACGGAGCTCTAGCCCAGAAGCAAACAAGGAGTGAGCATACAGGTGGTCGCATTATGGCAATCTTAGTTGGCATCATCTTCATGCAATATGTCTCGTCACTTTTATGGTGTTTGGCTATTGGGTTAAATGTGCACCTTCGTGAAAAATATAGGATGGCTACTCTCCAACATCAGATGACGACCTCTGGCTAG